A window of Odocoileus virginianus isolate 20LAN1187 ecotype Illinois chromosome 3, Ovbor_1.2, whole genome shotgun sequence genomic DNA:
tgttttttaagattaattatttgtattgaagtattgttgatttacaatgtgtgaatattgttttaaaacatgtctttaatttaattttgactgtgcagagtctttgttgtggtgcctgggcttctctctagttccCTCCCAGTGTGTGGGCTTacttgccctgcagcatgtgggatcttcgttccttgaccaggggtcgaacccatgtcccctgcattggaaggaagatTGCCAACCACTGTCCTGTCAGTGCAGTTTAATATTGTTAATAGTGAAGCCTCAGTCAAGTTTAATATTGTTGTGCTTCATAAGGGCCTGCATGACCTGCCCTCACCCCTCCCTTACTCCCTCCCACCCACGCCGCTGTGATCTCCAAACCCATCAAGCTGGTCCTTGTGGGTCCCTCagtctggaatgctcttccctcaTCTTCTTGGTTCTTCTCCTATCACCCCTCCCATCAccctgtttaattttctttttttcttatttatttatatgtatttagttGGTTGTGGCGAGTCTtcgctgcagcatgtgggatctggtttcctgaccagtgattgaacccgggccccctacattgatagtgaggagtcttaactgctggcccaccagggaggtcctacaccaccttgtttaatttttttcagggCATTTTCTACcatgtgtcttctttctttccatgtTTATTATCTGTTCCTTCCACTGGGCAGAAAGCTCTCAAACTGTTAAGTAAGTGTTGGCTGAAGACCTACTATGTATCAGTGTCCAGACCTCCCAGAATCCACGGTTCACTGGGGGAGGCTGAAGTGAGTTGTGTCACCTGTGCAGACAGACATAATGTTTAATCCTGATACATGTTAGGCTGGGCTGAAGCCTGGTGCTTTGTGGACCTGATCTGCCTGGGTGGtcacaaagggcttcccagagctgagatctgaagcAGGGGCATAGCATTAACTTGGGaaagacaggagaaaataaaGTGCTCTGGGTGGAGGGAACACCTTGTGAAAAGGTCCTGGGGTGGAGGGAAAGTCCCCCTGACCTTGAACCCTGTCACCTGGCCCAGtaccccctccacctccccacccccatctggcAGCCATGTCTGTCCATGCAAAGTTTCAAGAGACCCTAGGTAATAGGGGTGAGAATACATGTGTGATTGTGTGAACAGTCCTGCTAACACCAGAATTTAATCACACTGTGCTTGGATGGGGTGGGTGTTGGCTGTGTCCCTCTAATCCTGGGGCAGTGAGCTGGATGGGGGCCAAGAAGCAGCTGCAGGCGTCCCACCGTGGGTAGGGGTGTTGGTGTCGATGATTTCCTGGTTTCCATGGGAAGCACGCCCTGTGGCCAGGGTCTCCAGGAGCCTGATCTTCCAGGCTCTTCTTCTTGGGCCATCCTCATGCAAACTGTCTCAGTGCCTCACTGCCTCCCCTGTCTTCATCCACACAGCTGAGATTAGGGTGAGGTGAGTGAGGCATTCTGCCTGACAGCTCAGTAGTCAAAGTGAATAAACCTTGAAATACGTTTCACGCATAacactgtgtaaatttaaggtgtaccaCGTGGTAATTGGACATATTGCTCTATTGTAACATGATTGCCATTGTAGCAATATTTATACCTCTGTCACtattactggggcttcccaggtagcgctagtggtaaagaacctgtctgccaatgcaggagacttaagagatgcaggtttgatccctgggtggggaagatcccctggaggagggcatggcaacccactccaatattcttgcctggagaattccatggacagaggagcttggtgggctacaattcatggggtccaaagagttggacacgactgaagtgacttagcacgaacACACATCACTATCATTATCACCTCTTCCATTATTATCATTTCTCTTTAGTGGTTAGAATAATAAAGGTCCAGTCTCAGCAAATTTAATGATTACAGTATTGTTGTCTATATGCTCTAGACTGTGCATTAAATCTCTAGAGCTTATCAAGTAAATAATATTTCAGTgcaatgttttttgttgtttgttttgggtttttttttttttggtcacaccatgtAGCAGGTGGGAacttagttctttgaccagggattgaacccactccccctgcagtgaaagcagggTCCTAACTGTCAGAGAAGTCCCACTGCAATGACTTTAATTAAGAGTGTTTTCTGTACCATACTATTCACCCTTTAGAAGTGTATAGTTTGGAGGCTGTTAGTATATTCCCGAGGTTGTACAGCCATCACCCCTGTCTCCTCCAGAATTGTTTCATCATCCCAGAAAGAAACCCCGTACCCATAGACATCATTCTGTATCCCTCCCTACCCTCAGCTCCTGGCATCAATGCATgtaaaaaaatcaacattaatGCAAAAAATTCCATGATACACCAGGTGTCAAATTTTAAGATGCAATTTTTCAGTTGTTCagactgttgttcagtcagtacgttgtgtctgactctttgcaaccccatgaactttagcctgccaggctcctctctctgtgggattatcctggcaagaagactgaagtgggttgccatttcctcctctagtggatcttccagacccggggatcaaatccaggtgtcCTGTGGCTCCTTCTCTGGCCCATGAAATGctgagtcactttagtcgtgtctgactctttggaactcaCGGGCTggagcccgccagtctcctctgtccatgggattctccaggcaagagtactatagttggttgccataccctcctccaggggatcttcctgacccggggatcgaacctgcatctcttatgtctcctgcattggcaggtgggttctctaccactgagccacctgagcaGCCTGGTATCATCCTCAAAGGAGTGAAAAGTGGTTTGGGGATATGTGCACAGACATACATAGACTGTTTATGTTTAGATCTAGTAGATACATACTGGTTCTGAGGCATTAAACTTTTATACAGGGCAattaaaaaatgtctaaaaatgaTTGCTCCTTAACGtgtaataatgaaataaagtttGAGCACCTCTGATCTAGTAGCAGCCActactcagattttttttctgagaacttCCAGAGATATTCTAGGCATTTTCAAGCAAATACTTAcatttccatttattcattttttaaaattacatttattcattttttaaaaaaagattgattgattgattgatggcCACGCTGGGTCTTTGTTCTGCACACGgcctttttctagttgtggcaagtgggggctcctcttcattggggtgtgcaggcttctcgtggcAGTCGCTGCTCTCGTAGAGCGCAGGCTCTTGGCGCTTGggcgtcagtagttgtggtacctGGGCTCGGTAGTTGCGGCTCATGGAGGCAGttgttctgaggcatgtgggaatcttcctggacccaggattgaacctgtgacccctgcattggcaggtagattcttaactgctggaccaccaggaaaaccccttctttattgacttatttttctaGCATAAATGGTCACAAACCATCCCGCGgccttctttttttccacttagagTATATCTTGGTGAACACTCCATGTCAGTGAACAGAGCTTGCTGGTCCCTTTCTTAGAGTAATGTAGTATTCCTCCATGTTTGAATGAAATTTATGTTCTCATGGATGTGTTCTCATGGATGCTCACATAATGTTGGCAACACATGATGCTATTTCCAATGGTTTGCCACAATAAAGTGCTGCAGTGTGTGATGGACAAGTGCATTTGCATcatttcacatacaagtgattGCATCTGAAggagaaattcctagaaatgtgaTAACTGGCTTGGAAGGTGTGTGCATTTGTCATTTAGGTAGATATTACCAGTTCTGCATAGAGTCTGTACCAGTTTCCTTCTTCATCATCAGAATAAGAGAGTGCCAGTTTCCTCAGAACTTCACCAACAGGAGGTGTTATCAAGCCCCTTGATCTTTGCCCATCTGATGGGTTAAACATCGTATTGTGGTGTAGTTTTAATGTTCACTTCCCTTATGAAGttgagaatcttctcttgtgaCTAAGAAccatttgtttctcttcctttgtgaGCTCAAAGTTCATATCCTTTGTTAACATTTTTGTGGACTGttgtgatatttttcttattgtttctaagagttctttatatattaaggaCATTGTCCCTTTGTGTTATGTCCCTTTGTTTATTGTTTGTCATTTGccttttaagattttattatttttgaattgtCCTTTGTCTTAACATTGTTCAGGGTGATTtttaccagaatttttttttgatgtttacaTGAGATAACTGTTTTAGTTATTCCTTTTATGGCATTGGAGCTTTGTGTTATACTGATAAGGAGGGCCTTCCTTTGATAAGATAGGAGGTGGAAAGGAGCATTCTGAGTAGAGGGAATGGCAGGTGCAAAGATCCCGAGGTTTGTaaatcagggttctccagagaagcagaaccaacaGGATGTGTGCATAGAGACGGAGCATCATTTTAAGGAATTGACCCAtgtggttgttcagttcagttgctcagtcgtgtccgactctttgtgaccccatgaatcgcagcacgccaggcctccctgtccatcacaaactcccggagtttactcaaactcatgcccatcgagtcggtgatgccatccagccatctcatcctctgtcatccccttctccttctgccctcagtccctctcagcatcagggtcttttccactgagtcaactcttcgcatgaggtggccaaagtattggagtttcagcttcagcatcagtccttccaatgaacacccaggactgatctcctttaggatggactggttggatctccttgcagtccaagggactctcaagagtcttctccaacaccacagttcaaaagcatccactcttcggtgctcagctttctttatagtccaactctcacatccatacatgaccactggaaaaaccatagccttgactagacggaccttttttggcaaagtaatgtctctgctttttaatatgctatctaggttggtcataactttccttccaaggagtaagcgtcttttaatttcatggctgcaatcaccatctgcagtgattttggagcccaaaaaagtaagtctgacactgcttccactgtttccccatctatttcccatgaagtgatgggaccagatgccatgatctgagttttctgaatgttgagctttaagccagctttttcactctcccctttcatcaTGTGGTTGTGGAGGCTGACATATCCAAAATCTGCATGATGGGCCAGCAGACTAATGACCTTGGAAGAGCTGCAATTTGATCTGAAGGCAGTCTGCTGAAGAATTCCTCTTTTCTTGGGGGCAGTCAGTCTTTGTTTCCCTAGACTGATTAGATGAGACTCACCCACATTATTGGGGGGGATAATCTGTTTTGCACAAAGTCTGCTGATTTAAATGATAATCTTATCTAAAAAAACAACCTCCCCAGCAACATTTAGATTGGTCTTTGAAAACCTCTGGGCATCATGGTCtcgccaagttgacacataaaataagCCATCACAAATCTACCCAATGTCAACCTGATACACACAAACTTCTTAAACCATACTTAATCTGCAAAGAAAGGCAGTAACAAGATGATACTTCCGCCTAGTATGATAAAACTGTCCCGCAAATGACTGAAAACATGCTAACCCTTGCCTCAGAAGAGGAGATGAAGTCCTTGAGTGATGTTTACCCTTCTCTTTGATTTCCTAATTTAAAACTAtgatgtaggggcttccctggtgggtcattggtaaagaattcacctgccaagacaggagacataggttcagtccctggtttggaaaTATCCCACATGACGTGTAGAAAGTAAACCTacggaccacaactactgagcctgtgccctgagcctgggagctgcaactactgaagcccgcaggCCCTGGAGCCcgtccgcagcaagagaagccgccgcaacgagaagcctgtgtaccaccaccagagcagcccctgctccacaCCACGAAAAGTTCGTGCGTGGCGACGAAgccacagcacagccaaaaataaacgaataattaaaaaatgctaCCATGTGAAATTAATGACACTTAAACACTACGCTATAAAGTCAACACATCTACGTtgcatgaaatggaaataaaaagggaGGAAAACAAAGGTATTTGCTTAATTTGTATACCTGCGTCTCCCACAGCTCCTgtattgcagttggattctttgccatctgaactgCCTGGGAAGCAATTATATGTGTAAATTTGTACTATCCACACATATTCATAACAAAACAGGGGAGAAATTCTCATGACAATCATAGTCATTTCTTGGGTAACTCGTCATGTGGTTGGAGCTGGTATTTATAGCTACCTTCCGAGCCACCCTTGGTACCAAATTTCTCTTAGTCACCTGGCGTTGCTGTAGCAAAACACTTAGCAGATTATGTGGCCTAAAcctcagacatttattttctcacaattcaaGACTGAGACATCGGCAGGGCTGCTTTCTTCTGAGGCCTTTCTCCTTGCCTTATAAGATGGCTGTCTTCTCGTTGGGTCCTCACAGGCTCTTTTCTCCAAGTGGTATAataatttctctctgtttttaagGTCTCTAGCCATATTGGACTAAAGCCCACCCTAATGGCCTTATCTTAATTATATCTTTAAAGGTCatatctccaaacacagtcatATTCTGGGGTGCTGGGGTTAGGGTTCCAACATATGACTTTGCTGGGTTGGGGGGGGTTGTCACATTGCAGGCCACGAAAATACCACCTTTGAGGAACAAAAACGTGACTGGTGTGGTAACAATGAAGAtgtactcagtcatgtatgacctctttgcaaccccatggactgtagcccgccagggtcctctgtccgtggaattctccaggcaagaatactagagtgggttgcctcctccaggggagcatcctgacccagggatagaacccctggctcttgcattggcaggcgggttcttcaccactagtgccaactggaaGCCCAGAAGGAGAAGTTGCTGGGAAAGAAAGCCAAGGAAAAGTTTGGAGAGGTTGGCAGAGGGTTCAGAGCTGTCGTGAGAACTCGGTTTTTTGTTTTCCACCAGAGTGTTTTAAGTTGCACTTTGCAAAAATCCTCTGCAAGGTCTTCTTGAAGGTGAGAGGGGTGACCGAGGCGCCAGTGAGGAGGCTCCCCTGATCTTCCAAGTGAGCAATGAAGGGACCTGGGCTGGGGTGCGAAGGAAGGAAGTGGGTGGTTTTGAAGCCACAAGAAGGAAAGGactggaactttcctggtggtccagtggttaggaatccacccaCTAATgccggggacatgggtttgatccctggttggggaagatcccacatgccttggagcaacagagcccgtgagctgcaactactgagccacgctctagagcctgtgctccatagcaAGAGACGTCACTGCGGTGAGACACCCATGTGCTGCAGCCTGAGGGCAGCCCAgctcgctgcaactggagaaagcccacgcagagcaacaaagacccataaataaataaactactttaaaaaaaaaaaagcagggaagGACTTGGGGAACAGATATCAGCCAGTGGGAAACTGATGGACAGTGATCAACCCACCTTCTCTGGTAGAACCTTCCAAGGAGGGTTTGGTAGGCTGAGACTGCATTTGTTGTTCACTGTGGTTTCCTTAGATTTGAGCAGAATGCCAGACATGTAGTGGGTGGCCAGTGAATGTTTCTGGACTGGATGCATGAATGACTTAAAACCAGAAGTGGGAAAATTTGATGATGTTGGGTTTGGGAGAGAGTAGACTCCAGGGATGCTCGTGCGCCTGAGGTAGGGGGAACTCAGAGTCTCTGTTGCCCTCAGTGCTCTGAATTGAGGGTGGCAAGCAGAGTGCAGAGGTTTACCTAAGACTTCTGGGAGGAATTGTGATTTCTAACAGATTTGAAGTAGTGAGCTCCCCGTTCCCAGGAGTATGCAAATGGGAGGGGCACATTTCCAGAGGGTTGTAGATAGAGCAAATCTCTGTCCCAGGGAAGATTTGGAGCTGGGAGAAGCTTAGTCTGGTCTAAATGAAAGTCTTCTGGGTTTCCCAGCAGCCCAAGGGTCGTGGAGATTTCTGCATCATCACTTTCTGTGGTTTCTGAGACTCAGCCTGTCCCACATCCcttctctctgtatgtgtgtgcctggCAGTGCCCTGATATTGTGGTGTGGGTGGGTCTAAGGTGCCAGGTTTGCTGCAGTCATTGTGGTTCTAAATTCCGTGCTGCGCTCCCCAGTAGCCTTGTGTTTGGACGTGCTGCCCCCTGGTGGGAAGAATGAGCAGTTCCCCTCACCGCTTCCTAACctcttgggagttccctggtggtcaggtggctaagactctgcctgtagtcccaaagcagagggccacaggttcgatccctggtcagggaattaggtcccacatgctgcaactaagacccggtgtagccaaataaaaaaaaaatttttttttaagctgttaaaaaaaaagagaagtagtGCTGGGTGGTGAGTCAGAGGGACACATCCAGTTTGCaaataaaaatccaaaacaaagaGACTCACAGAAAGACTCAGGGAGAGACAAAGACAAGCAGTGATGCTCAGTAAGTATTGATtggttgaaggaatgaatgaaggatCACTTGGAACCAACATAAACATGGATAAAGCTCTGGCAGCTCAGGCCTAATTCTGTTGATACACTGGGAGGGTGTGTCCAGGGGTCCTGATATTCACCAGGCTGGATGGCATAAAGGCAAAGGGTCTTGCCTCCAGCAGGGGCCTGGGTGTCTGAGGATGAGGGTGGCAGGGTGGAGTGAGGGGACTGGGGAGAATGTCTGGCCCCTCCCCAGCAGCTGGGGTACGAGAGACCACCTAGGGTGTCCTCAGGCAGACCCCTGGGAAAGTCCCTGGGGTGGCATAGTAGGAATGGGTTGAAAGAGGTTTGGGGAGATGGAGTTAACTTGGAATGAATTACTAGTGGAATGGAAGGAATGAGGAATGGACAGCCCAGGATCATAGGCCCCTGCAGACTTGTATGGGGTGGCAGGAGGGAGCCAGGGTCCAGGGGGAGGCTCCCCTCCAAGCATTTGCCTCAGGGTTACATTGTCCTGGGAAGCTCTTGTGAATGTCACTGGCCATTGGTGTCTCAATTAAAGGGATGGGACCTTGCGGGGGTGCTCCTGGGGGTGAGTTCTGGGGAGCCTGAGAACCCCAGGGTGGGTGTTCTGGGGCTCACCATGGGGCAGCCCTGGAAAAGTGTCTTTGGGGAGGCTGTTGGAGAATCAGAACACAGGAGTCAGCCTACAGTGTTAGTGGGGTCATCACAGGATGGTCCTGGAGACCGGAGCTTTTCTGGAATCATTCCAGGGGCTGAAGAATGGGGTCCGGAAATACACTGGGAAACCATGTGGGAGGATTTCTGGGGGAGTTGCAGAGCAAGGGGGAGGGCTGAGAGCAGAGGGCACCATCCTTGGGGGGGATGGGGTGGTCTCAGAGCATGGTATCCTTTGCGAGTACAGATGGGGGAGGAGTTGTGGGAGCATCTGGATGGAAGAAGTTTGGGAAAACAGATCATGCAGGGTGGGCAGAGGTGTAACTTAGGGGATGAGCTTTGAACATGGGATCCTTTAGTGAGTCACTGTAGGGAGAGACCCTGAGGGTCAGAATTGGCATCTTTGTAATGGGTGTGGGGGTTCAGCACTTGGGGGGATGTTCAGGACGTCAGGGTGTCAGAAAAAATTGGATAATGAGACTTAAGAGACCAATGAGAGGGTGAATTTGAGGTGCCCAGAACCAGATATGTCTTTGTGGGTGGGCCTGGGAAGTGGACCCCAACCTGAATGCTGTAGGAGACTAGGATCATGGAAGCTGGGTTTGACAGAGTTAAGACATGATGGTACGTGTGTGTGCAGTGTGGATTGATTGTGGGGCAGGGGGGTTCTGGAAGTCAAAATTGGGGTgtctcatggggcttccctggtggctgagaccaGAAtctcagcctgcaatgtgggagacacgggtttgatccctgggtcaggaagatcccctggagaagggaatggttattcactccagtattcttgcccggagaatcccacagacagagaagagcctggaaagatacagtccatagggtcgcaaagaattggacgcaACTGAACGATTAAAAACTTTCACTTTCGTGGGAGGTGAGTGCAGGCAGGGCAGAACCAGAGATATCTTGGGAGGCAGACCACCCGGAGTAGGGGAAGGTGGGTCTGTGGGGTGGGAACCAGGTGCCTCGGCATGGGTCCAGCAGTGGCTGGGCGAAGGCAGGACAGAACCAGCTTGGGTAGCAGAAACTTTACTGCTCAGGACTGcctccccgccaccccacccacacccacccccgcccccagtcaGTAGCATTTGCGGTACACGATGTGGGGCCCCTGCTCCTCGTATTGCTCCCGCAGGACCCAGCAGGACTGGAAGGTGCGCAGGGAGGCCAGGATGGAGCCCCCGATCCACACGGAGAAATTCCTGGTGGGCTGGGCCACCACCACCACGTGTGCCTCTGGCGGCAGATTGCGGAGCAGCTCCGTTTGGAAGCGCGCCTGGAACCCGGTGAAGAGCGAAGAGCCCCCGCACAGGAGCACGTTCTGGGCCAAGTCGGTCCGCAGCTCCGCGGCCACCTTGCAGAGGCTCTGCTGGGCCATGGTGGGGACGCCCACGGGGGACAGCCCTGGGATCTCCGGGGGGCTGAAGAGCAACTCGGGGCACTGGAACAGCTCCTTGCCCAGCGTGACAGTCCGTCCGTCCGGCAGCTTCAGGGTCTGGCGGCATTCCAGCTCTGGCCGGGCCTGTTCCTTCAGGAAGTCCGGGGCCACGTAGCAGTACCTGTGCTTGATGTTCTCCACCGTGTCCAGGTCCTGCTGCCCCAGGGGTAGCCCGGAGCCGAGCAGCATCTCCGCCAGGAAGGCGGTCAGGTGGGTTCCCGCCAGGTCCAGGCGCTGTGCGGCGTGGGGCAGGTTGTAGCCTTGGAAGACGGGCACGGTGTAGGTGACTCCGTGGCCCGTGTCCACCACCAGCCCGCTGACCCGCCCGTGTGCGTAGACCGACAGCACGGACTGTGAAGCCACGTACATGGCCGGGGAGCTCAGCGACTCAAAGACCAGCTCCACCAGCTTCTCGCGGTTGGTGGGGGGGCTGAAGGGCGGGTCGGAGAACAACAGCGGGTGGTCGCGGGTGGCCACGCGGAGGTCATGCTCCAGCAGGTGGCGCCAGATGAGCTCGGCCGCATCCCAGTCCACCACGATGCCGCTGTGCACAGGTTGCACCAGCGTCAGCTCCGGGCGTTTGCGGGCTGCTTCGCCGATGAAGGCTTCCATCACCGGTTGCCCTGAGGTGGCCGGTTTCTGGGGCTGGCAGCCGACGATGGTGGCCACGGTATAGGTGGGCCGGGCCTGCCCTGCGAAGCCCACCTTACACGTGCCCGTGCCCATGTCGATGACCACCGCCCCCGTCTTTGGGGGCAGTCTGTCGCCCACCATGCTGGGGGGTTCCTGAGGGAGGGTGCTATTTGCCAGGGTTGAGGTGAGGTTCAGGCTAGGCTTGGGGATCTCCAGGGAGGCTTGGGGCTCCGAGGGGTTGCCCTGATTTGGATCCATGGCTGTGAGTAGCTGCCTGGGCTGCTTGGCAAAGCTGACTACTTTCCTCTGGGGTGTGggtaggggtgagggtgggagtggagaggctgggcctggggcaAGCACaggtggagagagggagaaggggctgGGCCGGGGGTCTGTGACATCATTCTGCAGCTCATAATgcagaagtggggggtgggggtaggggtggacCCTT
This region includes:
- the ACTL9 gene encoding actin-like protein 9; this encodes MDPNQGNPSEPQASLEIPKPSLNLTSTLANSTLPQEPPSMVGDRLPPKTGAVVIDMGTGTCKVGFAGQARPTYTVATIVGCQPQKPATSGQPVMEAFIGEAARKRPELTLVQPVHSGIVVDWDAAELIWRHLLEHDLRVATRDHPLLFSDPPFSPPTNREKLVELVFESLSSPAMYVASQSVLSVYAHGRVSGLVVDTGHGVTYTVPVFQGYNLPHAAQRLDLAGTHLTAFLAEMLLGSGLPLGQQDLDTVENIKHRYCYVAPDFLKEQARPELECRQTLKLPDGRTVTLGKELFQCPELLFSPPEIPGLSPVGVPTMAQQSLCKVAAELRTDLAQNVLLCGGSSLFTGFQARFQTELLRNLPPEAHVVVVAQPTRNFSVWIGGSILASLRTFQSCWVLREQYEEQGPHIVYRKCY